One genomic segment of Huiozyma naganishii CBS 8797 chromosome 8, complete genome includes these proteins:
- the CSE4 gene encoding centromeric DNA-binding histone H3-like protein CSE4 (similar to Saccharomyces cerevisiae CSE4 (YKL049C); ancestral locus Anc_2.592), with amino-acid sequence MQKQQFDSSDWDLLPTAPLTTDQEKINERARELLERNRRYGRLLKTGGDPLPERRRYERDLDSTDIQDGDVVSNSGPYENELDISHVPDDFDEEFEDRSESEVLSTVNGTNSIIAPRSVETRRYQRPNKFGQLEKKIKDIQRKRIDGTAAQQGKKFRPSNLALYEIRKYQQSTDLLISKIPFARLVKEVASDFVWESEPLTWQSMAILALQEASEAYLVGLLEHANLLALHAKRVTVTKKDIQLARRIRGQFI; translated from the coding sequence ATGCAGAAACAACAATTTGATAGTAGCGATTGGGATCTGTTGCCCACCGCGCCGCTGACTACTGACCAGGAGAAAATCAATGAGAGAGCGCGGGAACTTCTGGAGAGAAACCGGAGGTACGGGAGACTGCTGAAAACGGGCGGCGATCCGCTCCCAGAGCGAAGGCGGTACGAAAGAGACCTGGACTCAACAGATATACAGGATGGGGACGTTGTCTCCAATAGTGGTCCGTACGAGAACGAGCTCGACATATCGCACGTTCCGGACGATTTCGatgaagaatttgaagacAGATCTGAATCAGAGGTCTTAAGTACCGTTAACGGTACAAATTCCATAATAGCGCCGCGGTCCGTCGAGACTCGTAGATACCAAAGGCCAAATAAGTTTGGCCaactggagaagaagatcaaagatatacagaggaagagaatTGACGGAACTGCGGCCCAACAGGGGAAGAAATTTAGACCGAGTAATTTGGCTTTGTACGAAATCAGGAAGTACCAACAATCCACGGACCTTTTAATATCAAAGATACCATTTGCTCGATTGGTCAAAGAGGTTGCCAGTGACTTTGTATGGGAGAGCGAACCCCTAACTTGGCAGTCGATGGCGATCTTGGCATTGCAAGAAGCAAGCGAGGCTTATCTGGTGGGCCTCTTGGAACATGCCAATCTACTGGCTTTGCACGCGAAAAGAGTCACAGTGACCAAAAAGGACATACAATTGGCTAGACGGATCAGAGGTCAGTTTATCTAG
- the KNAG0H00590 gene encoding uncharacterized protein (similar to Saccharomyces cerevisiae YKL050C and YMR031C; ancestral locus Anc_2.590) → MSLVSAVPNVRKNALEEGTVQGSVKVEKFEAAVAAQKLSAEQTKIVTTTTTTVRAKRSKSTPDKHDDDHQAVPRSMRSAASSQLQSYQKPGAPLSKEALYKVKMKYGVYDSPATKRNSGGLDSFPSVGYAANSAVQDSVMMGRYEQQMDLNRDAISAAQSLSKVLITEESLLDFGNEADSAKKDRDYLYSHNSAAAVYKNAPDIILRTFETPENPDVRKQMNLSKVLTGAERKANNRIKKRYVDESPEMIIKRNENALSAAYAVHPSERLPEHFSAEERHRRDLEKQKLEIVKHMTSDKVWKLAQEKTEKRLREQTELYDSETLVYGNMDYNRAAVKVAINNLKKSHLAESKLLEKTQGRINIGKDVWLKNNDIDDLARDLVKPILKEVDERATAQRKIDVLIDKRIEAYTQSWNDWKSLQLTRNKNDIELVERIKKSQSYEKSELNSSNEQKYNAMVSEMDSKISAKKQELAKVQKRRAELSTKLQQELVATVTEQKKRLSSWMLVQQQGLISAKNEETKMLQPYLNDLQVSETTDSRLRSDIEAIKIEMRDVQNEIQLHDNNIINLENDLQLLISGTERGDVASDEHRSMLSFKSKTKKEQMSKERHESQVKALKGRKSDEVKALDSSRAKLASLEKQLAANEKELGVNTARLTKNRDVVRKFKSLQQSDSAAEKYGNKDDLDQSVNRAISSVGFVSNIDDVSSLSEESSLTHSLADVGEVMQAERAQNMGRPTMVNAADDSPVEGSASDAAPSASARSVTGVSGIVGAPAENLSARAKPVQSSPTRLPHKNSPNQEKFSKPPKVSKNKRWMEHFFLGSNANRRNPANTRHYSKPNVTSPLVQQPPIQARTSVEEMQTRVSTPSFTGFSQGSIENDNEVRGLSGVVEGVSQKNVTIADTTEHPVAPKDVEGKRDSLFKEVF, encoded by the coding sequence ATGTCATTAGTATCTGCAGTGCCTAACGTGCGCAAAAATGCACTCGAGGAAGGGACGGTTCAAGGTTCTGTCAAAGTAGAGAAATTTGAAGCTGCAGTGGCAGCCCAGAAACTGTCAGCCGAGCAGACGAAGATAGTTACGACTACGACTACTACGGTGCGTGCCAAGAGGAGTAAAAGTACCCCTGATAAGCACGACGATGACCATCAGGCGGTTCCACGGTCTATGAGGTCGGCTGCATCTAGTCAGTTGCAGTCGTACCAGAAACCAGGCGCCCCGCTAAGCAAAGAAGCACTGTACAAGGTTAAAATGAAATACGGGGTGTACGACTCACCTGCAACAAAAAGGAACAGTGGTGGTTTGGATAGCTTTCCTTCTGTTGGATACGCTGCAAATTCCGCGGTCCAGGATTCGGTTATGATGGGGAGATACGAACAGCAAATGGACCTAAACAGGGATGCAATCAGCGCCGCACAGAGTTTAAGCAAGGTGCTAATTACAGAGGAGAGCTTATTGGACTTCGGTAACGAAGCTGACAGTGCGAAAAAAGACAGAGACTATCTTTATTCACACAACTCTGCAGCCGCTGTTTATAAAAATGCGCCTGATATCATTTTGCGCACGTTTGAAACTCCGGAGAACCCAGATGTTAGAAAACAGATGAACCTATCTAAAGTTTTAACTGGCGCGGAAAGGAAAGCTAATAACAGaatcaagaaaagataCGTAGATGAATCTCCAGAGATGATAATCAAAAGAAACGAGAACGCCTTGAGTGCAGCTTATGCGGTACATCCTAGCGAACGTTTACCAGAACACTTTTCAGCGGAGGAACGACACAGACGGGACCTGGAGAAGCAAAAGTTGGAGATTGTTAAACACATGACTTCGGACAAAGTTTGGAAACTTGCccaagaaaaaactgaGAAAAGATTACGCGAGCAGACAGAGCTTTATGATTCAGAAACTTTGGTCTACGGTAACATGGATTACAACAGAGCCGCTGTGAAAGTGGCGATCAATAACTTGAAAAAGTCGCATCTTGCAGAATCTAAACTTCTTGAGAAGACTCAGGGGAGAATCAACATTGGTAAGGATGTGTGGTTGAAGAATAATGATATTGATGATCTCGCCAGGGATTTGGTGAAACCAATACTGAAGGAGGTTGACGAACGAGCTACAGCGCAGAGGAAGATAGACGTCCTGATTGATAAGAGGATTGAGGCTTATACACAAAGTTGGAACGACTGGAAATCTCTGCAGTTAACGCGTAATAAGAATGATATCGAGcttgttgaaagaattAAAAAATCTCAGTCTTATGAAAAATCTGAATTAAATTCCTCGAATGAGCAGAAATACAATGCAATGGTCTCCGAAATGGATTCAAAAATATCGGCAAAGAAACAGGAACTAGCTAAAGTACAGAAACGTAGAGCCGAGCTATCGACTAAACTCCAACAAGAATTGGTGGCCACAGTGACTGAGCAAAAGAAGCGGTTATCTAGTTGGAtgcttgttcaacaacagggATTGATTTCAGCGAAGAATGAAGAAACCAAGATGCTTCAACCTTACCTGAATGATCTGCAAGTCAGTGAAACGACTGATAGTCGTCTAAGAAGTGATATCGAGGCAATCAAGATTGAAATGAGAGATGTACAAAACGAAATCCAACTTCACGATAACAACATAATCAATCTGGAAAATGACTTGCAATTATTGATTTCCGGAACTGAACGTGGCGATGTTGCTTCTGATGAGCATAGATCTATGCTCTCTTTTAAGTCCAAAACCAAGAAAGAACAAATGAGCAAAGAACGCCACGAATCACAGGTAAAAGCACTCAAAGGAAGGAAATCAGATGAAGTAAAAGCACTTGACTCGAGCAGAGCTAAACTAGCGTCCTTAGAGAAGCAACTGGCTGCAAACGAAAAGGAATTGGGGGTCAACACTGCTAGGCTGACCAAAAATCGTGACGTAGTAAGAAAGTTTAAGTCTTTGCAACAATCGGATAGTGCCGCAGAGAAGTACGGTAACAAGGACGATTTAGACCAGTCAGTTAACCGTGCCATATCATCCGTCGGATTTGTTAGCAATATTGATGATGTGAGTTCTCTCTCTGAAGAAAGCAGCTTGACCCATTCCTTGGCTGACGTAGGAGAGGTTATGCAAGCGGAAAGGGCCCAAAACATGGGCAGACCTACCATGGTCAACGCTGCAGATGACTCTCCAGTGGAAGGTAGTGCAAGTGATGCGGCTCCATCTGCCTCTGCTCGGTCGGTTACTGGGGTTAGCGGTATTGTGGGAGCCCCCGCTGAGAATTTGAGCGCGCGCGCTAAACCGGTGCAGAGTTCACCTACTAGGTTGCCCCATAAGAATTCGCCAAATCAGGAGAAGTTTTCGAAGCCGCCAAAAGTGAgtaaaaacaaaagatGGATGGAGCATTTTTTCCTTGGTTCTAATGCGAACCGCAGAAATCCTGCTAATACGAGACATTATTCCAAGCCGAATGTTACATCGCCTTTAGTTCAGCAACCCCCAATTCAGGCAAGAActtctgttgaagaaatgcAGACCAGGGTGAGCACTCCATCATTCACTGGGTTCTCTCAAGGGTCCATTGAGAATGATAATGAAGTTAGGGGTCTTTCGGGTGTTGTGGAAGGCGTatctcaaaaaaatgttacGATTGCAGATACGACGGAGCACCCAGTTGCGCCTAAAGACGTTGAGGGCAAGAGGGACAGTCTGTTTAAAGAAGTGTTTTAA
- the KNAG0H00600 gene encoding Frag1/DRAM/Sfk1 family protein (similar to Saccharomyces cerevisiae SFK1 (YKL051W); ancestral locus Anc_2.589), translating to MKFVKPGNASFLVPWIAFIPWYGMLIAMLVVWAAQGHPIYWFMHTDQFPVYISDIGATNLRPLFISCAGWQGIGYVLCIVLEFAQRHWFKMNPWFTIHERNFILAAIVLATIGELGLLFCTIFSTALYPHVHTAMVCIFIVFMFLSICCLTGEYFSMGRHYALIHPRQTYESGVVDVENLRWYQWAGYRWNKFTISAIIKLLWVICAIIWAICFGAIDNNSTSAKFEWLLAFWLGVFFIIMSVDFYLGTRWRKSKYWPNVSSDAMSGYYKFDKYLEKRYNDQTTTSTKVLDEPTTSTETSLDNPQNMHWYEERPPPV from the coding sequence ATGAAATTCGTTAAACCTGGCAATGCTTCGTTCTTGGTCCCTTGGATCGCTTTCATTCCCTGGTACGGGATGCTGATAGCCATGCTGGTGGTTTGGGCAGCACAGGGACACCCTATATACTGGTTCATGCACACGGACCAATTCCCAGTGTACATCTCAGATATTGGGGCCACGAACCTCAGACCGCTCTTCATCTCGTGTGCTGGATGGCAGGGTATCGGATACGTACTGTGCATCGTGTTGGAGTTCGCACAGAGACAttggttcaaaatgaaCCCCTGGTTCACAATACATGAAAGAAACTTCATCCTCGCGGCAATTGTGCTCGCGACAATAGGTGAATTGGGTCTGCTATTCTGTACCATCTTCTCAACGGCCCTGTACCCACACGTCCACACGGCAATGGTTTGTATATTTATAGTATTCATGTTTCTCTCCATCTGCTGCCTGACTGGGGAGTACTTTTCCATGGGGAGACATTACGCTCTCATTCACCCAAGGCAAACCTATGAATCAGGGGTCGTTGATGTGGAAAATTTGCGGTGGTACCAGTGGGCAGGGTACAGGTGGAACAAATTTACCATTAGCGCCATCATCAAACTACTCTGGGTGATATGTGCCATTATTTGGGCCATCTGTTTCGGTGCCATCGATAACAATTCGACAAGTGCAAAATTCGAATGGCTTCTCGCATTCTGGCTCGGTGTATTCTTTATTATCATGTCCGTTGATTTCTACTTAGGGACCCGTTGGAGAAAATCAAAGTACTGGCCAAACGTCTCCTCAGACGCAATGTCAGGATACTACAAATTCGACAAGTACTTGGAGAAAAGATACAATGACCAAACCACTACATCAACCAAAGTTTTAGACGAACCAACAACTTCGACAGAGACAAGTTTAGATAACCCCCAGAATATGCATTGGTACGAGGAACGTCCTCCTCCAGTATAA
- the CYC8 gene encoding transcription regulator CYC8 (similar to Saccharomyces cerevisiae CYC8 (YBR112C); ancestral locus Anc_3.367), whose protein sequence is MNTTPNTVGAGTAKSSSSKLHRINGESPRTAQNDGSIVIANGAENAAAAAAAAAAQQDPLTQSTAETWLSIASLAETVGDADRAALAYDATLQYNPSSTKALTSLAHLYRSRDMFQRAAELYERALQVNPELSDVWATLGHCYLMLDDLQRAYNAYQQALYHLSNPNVPKLWHGIGILYDRYGSLDYAEEAFAKVLELDPHFEKANEIYFRLGIIYKHQNKWQQALECFRYILQQPPSPLQEWDIWFQLGSVLESMGDWANARDAYENVLVQNEHHAKVLQQLGCLYGMNNVQFYDPQKALNYLLKSLEVDPSDATTWYHLGRVHMVRSDYTAAYDAFQQAVNRDSRNPIFWCSIGVLYYQISQYRDALDAYTRAIRLNPYISEVWYDLGTLYETCNNQLTDALDAYKQAARLDPENIHIRKRLDALTQQLSHPGGQPVQPSQQQQQLPPPPPQTMQHPGIITTTSSEQQAPPVMLQPTLQTTDHTNPLNVRPPVATMYATGPLSQSGAAAVQLQPMPQGLVPQQYEATQQILPQQLASMQHAQVQAQHQQLVQQQAEQQQQQQQQQQAQQQQQAQQQQQHAQQQAQQHAQQQHIMQQQQVQAQAQAQAHALAQAQAQAQAQAPMRLLNNDGANSNITNSGTATLQPILNQPQMLPSGSTVTNQPPSLNSITSVLGNTANSDTASLPKPPIEAHEPEGARKRSVSGNIQTLVNAAVSSADATEREEEHDFNEPQTKKVKTEETSAPTVGEPTVVHNVSDTVHEQEPPSGPLTKEKTPVSSPAVAPAVDNAAPAAKELTPPVSKTATEPTGANTTVVREEPTETSAGPAPVTPSVPAAPITSALTEPTTAAVPTVANPVDEEKKEVAPSTAAELTASASPHTAPALSLSSKVAPEQSKESTAEDPNDSAATEAGQTTIDEKPEEDIVIKPSAEAIEKLKEEAKLREEEKRSKAMVLALTTDLREPMTRQMKARN, encoded by the coding sequence ATGAACACAACTCCAAATACAGTAGGAGCTGGTACTGCTAAGAGCAGTTCCAGTAAATTGCACCGTATAAATGGCGAGAGTCCCCGCACTGCTCAGAATGACGGCAGTATCGTCATCGCCAACGGTGCTGAGaatgctgctgctgcggccgcagcagcagctgcaCAACAAGACCCGCTTACTCAGTCTACTGCTGAAACTTGGCTTTCCATCGCCTCGCTCGCAGAGACTGTCGGGGACGCGGACCGTGCTGCACTAGCGTACGACGCAACACTGCAGTACAACCCATCCTCAACAAAGGCCCTCACGTCACTGGCGCACCTTTACCGGTCTAGAGACATGTTTCAACGAGCAGCAGAACTATACGAGCGTGCGCTACAGGTGAACCCAGAGTTGTCAGACGTCTGGGCCACATTGGGACACTGCTACCTGATGTTGGATGACCTTCAACGCGCGTACAACGCATACCAGCAGGCACTGTACCATCTGTCGAACCCAAACGTCCCCAAGCTGTGGCATGGCATCGGGATCCTGTACGACAGGTACGGGTCCCTTGACTACGCAGAAGAGGCGTTTGCGAAAGTACTCGAACTCGACCCACACTTCGAAAAGGCCAATGAGATCTACTTCAGGCTCGGGATCATCTACAAGCACCAGAACAAGTGGCAACAGGCACTGGAGTGCTTCAGGTACATCCTACAGCAGCCACCTTCCCCACTACAGGAGTGGGATATCTGGTTCCAACTGGGGTCCGTGCTCGAGAGCATGGGTGACTGGGCGAACGCTCGCGACGCGTACGAGAACGTGCTCGTACAGAACGAACACCACGCGAAAGTGTTGCAACAACTAGGTTGTCTGTACGGGATGAACAACGTGCAGTTCTACGACCCACAGAAGGCGCTGAACTACCTGTTAAAGTCCCTAGAGGTCGACCCCTCGGATGCTACCACCTGGTACCATCTTGGTAGGGTGCACATGGTCAGAAGCGATTACACCGCCGCGTACGACGCCTTCCAACAGGCTGTAAATAGAGACTCGAGAAACCCGATCTTCTGGTGTTCCATCGGTGTATTGTACTACCAGATATCCCAGTACAGGGACGCTTTGGACGCGTACACGAGAGCTATCAGACTGAACCCTTACATCAGTGAGGTGTGGTACGATTTGGGGACGCTGTACGAGACATGCAATAACCAGCTGACCGATGCGCTGGATGCGTACAAACAGGCGGCAAGACTTGACCCAGAAAATATTCACATTAGGAAGAGACTGGACGCCTTAACGCAGCAGTTGTCCCACCCGGGCGGACAGCCTGTGCAACCCtcacagcaacaacaacagctacccccaccaccaccacagacAATGCAACATCCAGGTATTATAACGACAACCTCAAGTGAACAGCAAGCACCTCCAGTGATGCTACAGCCCACTTTGCAAACTACAGATCACACCAATCCACTGAATGTGAGACCACCAGTAGCAACAATGTACGCGACGGGGCCGCTAAGCCAATCCGGTGCTGCCGCAGTACAGTTGCAACCAATGCCACAGGGATTGGTGCCACAACAATACGAGGCTACGCAGCAGATATTGCCTCAACAGCTCGCCTCTATGCAACACGCTCAAGTTCAGGCGCAACACCAGCAGCTAGTGCAGCAGCAAGcagaacagcaacaacaacagcaacagcagcagcaggctcagcaacagcaacaagctcaacaacagcaacaacatGCGCAACAACAGGCACAGCAACAtgcacaacaacaacatatcatgcagcagcaacaagttcaagcGCAAGCGCAAGCTCAAGCCCATGCACTGGCACAAGCTCAAGCACAGGCTCAGGCCCAAGCTCCTATGAGACTACTGAACAACGACGGCGCGAACAGCAATATAACAAACAGTGGGACGGCAACTCTGCAGCCTATTTTGAATCAGCCACAAATGCTGCCATCAGGCAGCACCGTAACGAATCAACCCccttctttgaacagtaTCACGtccgttttgggaaacACTGCTAACTCGGACACTGCGTCGCTGCCTAAACCTCCGATTGAAGCACACGAGCCCGAGGGAGCAAGGAAAAGATCAGTCAGTGGTAACATCCAAACTTTAGTAAACGCGGCTGTATCAAGTGCAGACGCGACAGAAAGGGAAGAGGAACACGATTTTAACGAACCTCAGACTAAAAAGGTAAAGACGGAAGAGACATCAGCACCAACAGTGGGAGAACCTACTGTCGTGCACAATGTAAGTGATACAGTACACGAACAAGAACCACCCTCTGGTCCCCTTACTAAGGAGAAGACGCCTGTTTCGTCGCCCGCTGTGGCACCTGCTGTCGATAATGCCGCGCCTGCCGCTAAGGAGTTGACGCCACCAGTTTCTAAAACAGCTACCGAACCCACGGGCGCGAATACGACGGTCGTTAGAGAAGAACCAACGGAAACGTCTGCTGGGCCAGCACCTGTGACTCCTTCAGTTCCTGCAGCTCCAATAACGTCTGCTCTTACAGAACCTACGACAGCCGCAGTTCCCACAGTTGCGAACcctgttgatgaagaaaagaaagaagtgGCACCTTCCACCGCTGCTGAACTAACAGCAAGCGCATCTCCTCATACAGCTCCTGCGCTGAGTCTTTCGTCAAAGGTTGCACCCGAACAGTCAAAGGAATCAACCGCGGAGGATCCTAACGATTCAGCTGCGACCGAAGCAGGACAAACAACGATCGATGAAAaaccagaagaagatatTGTGATCAAACCATCCGCGGAAGCGATagagaagttgaaagagGAGGCTAAGCTTCGggaggaagaaaagaggAGCAAAGCAATGGTGCTAGCTCTGACCACGGATCTAAGGGAACCGATGACAAGGCAAATGAAAGCGAGGAATTGA
- the MED1 gene encoding Med1p (similar to Saccharomyces cerevisiae MED1 (YPR070W); ancestral locus Anc_3.364) — protein sequence MAVDSYVEVLDQMVKLFKVYKPGEVTLENILRLCQTLNLESFIEDVGEGTERLSTASKIIVIDIDFDKMEGKVKQVKLVLASTYNSFNYYAPDATGNPNKEDNILLNSLVNFADLKQFQANLQFLYLLDTYSQLDMENGSSTTNGHGNNNNADSSANSTNPIGGGNSLSSTTKNGKLDLFKYYTELVEFLGQYFIDFNIQLEVTPNLNSIFGIYIHSGDQILAVIKLAKAKSPTTRLYEYVYSKETKRWINEFPENYVNGLSLVMEIQDKAVWFPREFLSEDIIFERLKDDDFVAPIVDVLINNTTEGVNGSISNRLFNTSQNISLLNDFTTKLINVTKFDISNDNLDLVAEIQKWILWYNTVLQRIVETLNRNSLRGGSLDVPNGAENNEDDLGNKHGGRLRRQSIVVGSTTVHKRRKSSNKNKRPSFTESTMLKEQGLQQFNLHDILTQPVIEENGMDASNEEALVIEGDDDDKMDICADDEQVPTAGTAMHQLVISEDHISLNGKINCSLYEPPENWKKFFRAFETWAS from the coding sequence ATGGCAGTGGACTCGTACGTGGAGGTTCTGGATCAGATggtgaaacttttcaaagtttaCAAACCTGGTGAAGTAACGCTGGAGAACATTCTAAGGCTGTGTCAGACTCTTAACCTCGAATCGTTTATTGAGGATGTTGGCGAGGGTACAGAAAGGCTGTCGACTGCGTCGAAGATCATCGTGATCGATATCGATTTCGATAAAATGGAGGGGAAAGTAAAGCAGGTGAAGCTGGTCCTGGCGTCCACTTATAATTCCTTCAACTACTACGCTCCAGACGCTACAGGGAACCCAAACAAGGAGGACAACATTCTCTTGAACTCGCTGGTTAACTTTGCAGACCTGAAGCAGTTCCAAGCGAATTTGCAGTTTTTGTACCTGCTGGACACATATTCCCAATTGGATATGGAGAACGGCAGTAGCACTACCAACGGGCACGGCAATAACAATAATGCTGACAGCTCCGCTAACTCCACCAACCCAATAGGCGGTGGAAACTCATTGAGTTCCACAACCAAAAACGGGAAACTCGATCTATTCAAATACTACACCGAATTGGTGGAATTCTTAGGGCAGTATTTCATAGACTTCAATATCCAATTGGAAGTCACGCCTAATCTGAACAGTATCTTtggtatatatatacacagTGGGGACCAAATACTAGCGGTGATTAAGCTAGCCAAGGCAAAATCCCCGACTACCAGATTATACGAGTACGTTTACTCAAAGGAAACGAAACGCTGGATCAACGAGTTCCCAGAAAATTACGTTAACGGGCTGAGTCTGGTGATGGAGATCCAAGATAAGGCTGTATGGTTTCCTCGAGAGTTTCTGTCCGAGGATATAATATTTGAAAGGTTGAAAGACGATGACTTTGTCGCACCGATTGTCGACGTTCTCATCAATAACACTACTGAGGGTGTCAATGGTTCAATTTCTAACAGATTGTTTAATACAAGTCAAAATATCAGCCTCTTAAACGATTTCACGACAAAACTAATCAATGTCACAAAGTTTGATATCAGCAACGACAATCTGGACCTCGTTGCGGAGATACAAAAATGGATCTTGTGGTACAACACCGTCCTGCAAAGAATTGTTGAAACGTTAAACCGAAATTCACTAAGGGGAGGATCATTAGATGTCCCAAATGGTGCAGAAAACAACGAAGATGACCTTGGCAACAAACATGGTGGCAGGTTAAGAAGACAAAGCATAGTGGTAGGGTCAACCACCGTCCATAAACGCAGAAAATCCTCGAATAAAAACAAGAGACCGAGCTTTACAGAGTCCACCATGCTGAAGGAACAAGGCCTTCAGCAGTTTAATCTTCACGATATTTTAACTCAGCCCGTAATCGAGGAAAATGGGATGGACGCTTCAAACGAAGAAGCACTAGTTATTGAAggcgatgacgatgatAAAATGGATATATGTGCAGATGATGAACAGGTACCGACCGCGGGGACAGCTATGCACCAACTGGTGATTAGTGAAGATCATATATCCTTGAACGGGAAGATCAACTGTAGTCTATATGAACCTCCAGaaaactggaagaaattcTTTCGTGCATTCGAAACGTGGGCCTCATAA
- the HOS1 gene encoding histone deacetylase (similar to Saccharomyces cerevisiae HOS1 (YPR068C); ancestral locus Anc_3.362): MSYVAIATSPFQSAVADLLPCNKYLKSRLTHALIEVYGLLDHVDECIVDAVAHRDQLVQFHQREYVDTVLNEQHNRVQLYDSDGETGWNYLNGVALEWGETGEGVDQCGFDSWKELFQYYLRVSDEITPSRKRPLDSDDDDGISGSEAKEEALKVFNLEGDCPIFSYLPMYVRTVTGATLQLADCLLRKAALDKRFIGMNWDGGRHHASKGKASGFCYVNDIVLLIQKLRKQGTGKVTYLDFDLHHGDGVERAFKFTKKVQTISLHLYEPGFFPCTGSLEGSSGFDTVNLPLQHGLTDSFLQGLVDQVVNPLIQRHGPEVIVIQCGGDGLLGDTFHEWQLSIRGLTKCILDVMSHSTQAHVILLGGGGYNPTLMSRFYTYLTGRILHQFKNTDPFPGMNGAQEESLIRDHKYIECYGDDEHYKFWVYSIQGSQKHRTLREENTTDQIDKFIKFYSI; this comes from the coding sequence aTGTCGTACGTTGCCATTGCAACTTCACCCTTCCAATCGGCAGTGGCAGATCTGCTGCCCTGTAACAAGTATCTCAAATCGCGGCTAACGCATGCGCTCATCGAGGTATACGGCTTGCTCGATCATGTCGATGAGTGCATCGTTGACGCGGTGGCTCATCGGGACCAACTCGTCCAATTTCACCAGAGGGAGTACGTAGATACTGTTTTGAATGAGCAGCACAATAGGGTGCAACTGTATGACAGCGATGGCGAGACGGGCTGGAACTACTTAAACGGCGTTGCTCTCGAGTGGGGGGAAACTGGTGAAGGAGTGGACCAATGTGGGTTTGATTCTTGGAAGGAGCTGTTCCAGTACTATCTCAGAGTATCTGACGAAATAACGCCGTCTAGAAAGCGGCCCCTCGACTcagacgatgacgacggCATATCTGGATCAGAGGCCAAGGAGGAGGCACTGAAAGTGTTCAATCTGGAGGGTGATTGTCCCATATTCTCCTACTTACCCATGTACGTACGCACCGTCACTGGGGCAACGCTACAGCTGGCGGACTGTCTGCTGAGAAAAGCCGCCCTTGACAAGAGGTTTATCGGTATGAACTGGGACGGCGGTCGGCATCATGCATCCAAGGGCAAAGCAAGTGGGTTCTGCTACGTGAACGACATTGTGCTGCTGATCCAGAAACTGCGGAAACAAGGTACCGGCAAAGTCACGTACCTCGACTTCGATCTGCACCACGGCGACGGCGTCGAACGGGCTTTTAAGTTCACCAAGAAAGTGCAGACAATCTCCCTGCACCTGTACGAACCCGGTTTCTTCCCCTGCACTGGTTCCCTTGAGGGATCAAGCGGGTTCGACACTGTCAATCTCCCGCTCCAGCACGGCCTCACGGACTCGTTCCTCCAGGGACTTGTGGACCAGGTTGTGAATCCGCTGATTCAACGGCACGGACCCGAGGTCATCGTCATACAATGCGGAGGCGACGGCCTCCTCGGGGACACATTCCACGAGTGGCAACTGTCCATCCGCGGACTCACAAAATGCATCCTGGACGTCATGTCGCATTCTACGCAAGCACATGTCATCTTACTGGGCGGTGGGGGCTACAATCCGACACTGATGAGCAGGTTTTATACATACCTCACAGGGAGAATCCTGCACCAATTCAAGAACACGGATCCGTTCCCTGGCATGAACGGAGCCCAGGAGGAATCTCTCATAAGGGACCACAAGTACATTGAGTGCTACGGCGACGACGAGCATTACAAATTCTGGGTCTACAGTATACAGGGGTCCCAAAAACACCGCACATTGCGGGAGGAAAACACAACAGACCAGATCGACAAGTTTATCAAGTTCTACAGCATATAA